A region from the Sutcliffiella horikoshii genome encodes:
- a CDS encoding peptidyl-prolyl cis-trans isomerase: protein MENIIRIEGKVNFSITLDPGVWIFDDRRIDLDTYFTEQKREKTDELEEYTKAVSKHWEREIREGAIQPPTLKSERKFEKEKLLNGTFGIKFGPFLHNAEPQPDSTKVVFVGEDKELEVDIPTAQEIILAFSKKGKPLKENGPVHIYFEDGSNHSEPLTGVHKIIVK, encoded by the coding sequence ATGGAAAATATCATCAGAATAGAAGGCAAAGTCAATTTCTCGATTACACTCGATCCGGGTGTCTGGATATTCGACGATCGCAGAATTGATTTAGATACATATTTCACAGAACAAAAACGAGAGAAAACAGATGAGCTAGAAGAATATACAAAAGCAGTTTCGAAACATTGGGAGCGTGAAATCAGGGAAGGTGCCATTCAACCGCCGACATTGAAATCAGAACGTAAATTTGAAAAAGAAAAACTGTTGAACGGTACATTTGGTATAAAATTCGGTCCATTTTTGCACAATGCAGAACCACAACCTGATTCTACGAAAGTTGTATTTGTTGGAGAGGATAAGGAACTCGAAGTAGACATCCCAACTGCACAAGAAATCATTCTTGCCTTTTCGAAAAAAGGCAAACCGCTAAAAGAAAACGGACCTGTCCACATTTACTTCGAGGACGGCTCCAATCATTCTGAACCGCTAACAGGAGTACATAAAATCATTGTAAAATAA
- the glsA gene encoding glutaminase A, which yields MACRSEDILQSLVEEAKKVAFEGKVANYIPALQKENPEHLSCAIVYPDGNCVSAGDIKKRFTLQSISKIITLALVLMDYGPEHVFHRVGMEPTGDPFNSIIKLETSSKAKPLNPMINAGALAVTSMMKGSNAEDKVEYILDFVRKLTNEPEIDFCEEVAISEFTTSFLNRSLCFYMKGDGVIHGNVEEIMEVYTKHCAIRMNCLQLARMGAVFAMDGINPLTNERVMPKEVARICKTFMVTCGMYNASGEFAIKIGIPAKSGVSGGIMGSVPGRMGIGIFGPPLNEVGNSHTGLKLLELLQEKYDLSMF from the coding sequence TTGGCATGTAGAAGTGAGGATATTTTACAGTCATTAGTGGAAGAAGCAAAGAAGGTAGCATTTGAAGGGAAGGTGGCAAATTACATACCTGCATTACAAAAGGAAAACCCTGAGCATTTGTCATGTGCCATTGTTTATCCAGATGGTAACTGTGTATCTGCAGGGGATATTAAGAAGCGATTTACGCTGCAAAGCATTTCAAAAATCATAACACTAGCACTTGTCCTAATGGATTATGGGCCTGAACATGTTTTCCATAGAGTAGGGATGGAGCCAACAGGTGATCCTTTCAACTCGATTATCAAATTAGAAACCTCTTCAAAAGCCAAGCCACTCAACCCAATGATAAATGCGGGTGCCCTCGCCGTCACTTCCATGATGAAAGGCAGTAATGCCGAGGACAAAGTAGAATATATATTGGATTTTGTCAGGAAGCTAACAAATGAACCTGAAATTGATTTTTGTGAAGAAGTCGCTATCTCAGAATTTACTACATCTTTTCTAAACAGGTCTCTCTGTTTTTATATGAAGGGTGACGGAGTAATACATGGGAATGTAGAAGAAATTATGGAAGTATATACGAAACATTGCGCCATAAGAATGAATTGTCTTCAATTGGCACGGATGGGTGCTGTTTTTGCAATGGATGGAATTAATCCGTTGACGAACGAACGGGTGATGCCAAAGGAAGTTGCGCGAATCTGTAAAACATTCATGGTTACTTGCGGTATGTACAATGCATCTGGTGAATTCGCCATAAAAATTGGCATACCGGCAAAAAGTGGCGTATCAGGGGGGATTATGGGTTCTGTTCCGGGACGGATGGGAATAGGTATATTCGGACCTCCATTAAATGAAGTGGGGAACAGCCATACAGGTCTAAAATTACTAGAATTACTACAGGAAAAATATGATTTAAGCATGTTTTAA
- a CDS encoding YlaN family protein translates to MASDIVVDHRDKAITLLKADSDKILKLIQVQMDNLTMPQCPLYEEVLDTQMFGLSREMDFAVRLGLISEKEGKDILSKLEKELSALYEAWERN, encoded by the coding sequence TTGGCATCAGATATCGTGGTCGATCATCGTGATAAAGCTATTACGCTTTTAAAAGCTGATTCAGATAAAATTTTAAAGCTGATTCAAGTCCAAATGGACAACTTGACCATGCCTCAATGTCCATTATATGAAGAAGTGTTGGACACCCAGATGTTCGGACTTTCTCGAGAAATGGATTTTGCGGTTCGCCTTGGCTTAATTTCCGAAAAAGAAGGGAAAGACATCCTTTCTAAATTGGAAAAAGAACTTTCCGCACTCTACGAAGCATGGGAAAGAAATTAA
- the pyc gene encoding pyruvate carboxylase, with amino-acid sequence MTRKINKVLVANRGEIAIRVFRACTELNIRTVAIYSNEDIGSFHRYKADEAYLVGEGKKPIDAYLDIDGIIEIAKANDVDAIHPGYGFLSENIHFARKCEEEGIIFIGPTSKHLDMFGDKVKARTQAQLANIPVIPGTDGPVHSLDEVMDFAATYGYPLMIKAALGGGGRGMRIVRSKSELRESFDRAKSEAKAAFGNDDVYVEKLIENPKHIEVQILGDQHGEIIHLFERDCSIQRRHQKVVEIAPSVSLTDDLRERICNAAVELMENVDYINAGTVEFLVAGDEFYFIEVNPRVQVEHTITEMVTGVDIVQSQIMIAEGHALHSSKLGIPKQEDIRVHGFAIQSRVTTEDPLNGFMPDTGKIMAYRSGGGFGVRLDAGNGYQGAIITPYYDSLLVKLSTWALTFEQAASKMERNLKEFRIRGIKTNIPFLENVVKHPNFMNGEYNTSFIDTTPELFVFPKRKDRGTKMLTYIGNVTVNGFPGVEKRKKPIFTNPRMPEVSRIEEVPSGTKQILDERGADGLVKWVTDQKEVLLTDTTFRDAHQSLLATRLRTNDLKQIAEPTAKLLPNLFSMEMWGGATFDVAYRFLSENPWDRLLTLRENAPNVLFQMLLRASNAVGYKNYPDNLIKEFVEKSAYAGIDVFRIFDSLNWVKGMTLAIDAVRDSGKLAEAAICYTGDINDPSRTKYDLQYYCDMAKELERSGAHILAIKDMAGLLKPQSAYRLISTLKETVDIPIHLHTHDTSGNGIYMYAKAIEAGVDIVDVAISSMAGLTSQPSANSLYYALEETDRKPDVSVKALEQLSHYWEDVRKYYSDFESGMNSPHSEVYMHEMPGGQYSNLQQQAKAVGLGARWEEVKQMYRRVNDMFGDIVKVTPSSKVVGDMALFMVQNNLSEQDVLEKGETIDFPDSVIELFEGYLGQPHGGFPEDLQRVILKGKSPITVRPGELLDDVDFEEIRKKLFETLNRQVTSHEMIAYALYPKVFLDYQKKYEQYGNVSVLDTPTFFFGMRLGEEIQVEIEQGKTLMVKLVSIGEPQKDGTRVVYFELNGQPREVNIKDESVKSDVVTKPKMDATNPTHIGATMPGTVIKVLVEKGEKVSKGDHLMITEAMKMETTVQAPFSGTVKQIHVAAGEGIATGDLLIEVDKV; translated from the coding sequence ATGACGAGAAAAATAAACAAGGTTCTTGTTGCGAACCGCGGCGAGATTGCAATTCGTGTTTTTCGAGCTTGTACAGAACTGAACATTCGAACAGTTGCTATTTACTCAAATGAGGATATCGGCTCATTCCATCGCTATAAAGCAGATGAAGCATATCTTGTAGGGGAAGGCAAAAAACCAATTGATGCATATCTTGATATCGATGGAATCATTGAGATTGCAAAAGCAAATGACGTAGATGCGATTCATCCTGGTTATGGTTTTTTATCTGAGAACATACATTTTGCCAGAAAATGTGAAGAAGAAGGCATTATCTTTATAGGGCCAACATCCAAACATTTGGATATGTTCGGAGACAAGGTAAAAGCAAGAACGCAAGCTCAGCTAGCCAATATACCTGTTATACCGGGTACAGATGGTCCGGTTCACTCTTTGGATGAAGTGATGGACTTTGCTGCAACTTACGGCTATCCATTGATGATCAAAGCTGCATTAGGTGGCGGCGGTCGAGGAATGCGTATCGTCCGTAGCAAATCTGAACTGCGTGAGTCATTTGACCGTGCAAAATCAGAAGCGAAAGCAGCATTTGGTAACGATGATGTGTATGTAGAAAAACTAATCGAAAATCCAAAGCATATTGAAGTTCAAATACTTGGAGACCAACATGGTGAAATCATTCACTTGTTTGAACGCGATTGTTCCATTCAAAGACGTCATCAGAAAGTGGTGGAAATTGCCCCGAGTGTTTCTCTTACTGATGATCTGCGTGAACGAATTTGTAACGCTGCAGTAGAGTTGATGGAAAATGTGGATTACATTAATGCAGGTACAGTTGAATTCCTGGTTGCAGGAGACGAGTTTTATTTCATAGAAGTAAACCCTCGCGTGCAAGTAGAACACACCATTACAGAAATGGTAACCGGTGTGGACATTGTGCAATCCCAAATCATGATTGCAGAAGGACATGCCTTACATAGCAGCAAACTTGGTATTCCGAAGCAAGAAGACATTAGGGTTCACGGGTTTGCGATTCAGTCCCGTGTAACAACGGAAGATCCGTTAAATGGCTTCATGCCGGATACTGGAAAGATCATGGCATACCGTTCCGGTGGAGGATTCGGTGTCCGCTTGGATGCAGGAAACGGTTATCAGGGAGCAATCATCACGCCTTATTATGACTCATTGCTTGTTAAACTCTCCACATGGGCATTAACATTCGAACAGGCTGCATCCAAAATGGAGCGAAATCTTAAGGAATTCCGTATTCGTGGTATCAAAACCAATATCCCGTTCCTAGAAAACGTAGTAAAGCACCCGAATTTCATGAACGGGGAATATAATACTTCCTTTATTGATACTACGCCTGAACTTTTTGTCTTTCCTAAACGAAAAGACCGTGGAACGAAAATGCTTACGTATATTGGGAATGTAACGGTTAACGGATTCCCAGGTGTGGAAAAAAGGAAGAAACCTATCTTCACGAATCCTAGAATGCCGGAAGTCAGCCGCATCGAGGAAGTTCCAAGCGGTACCAAGCAAATATTGGACGAGCGTGGAGCAGATGGATTAGTCAAGTGGGTGACAGATCAGAAGGAAGTCTTATTAACAGACACGACCTTTAGAGATGCCCATCAGTCTTTATTGGCTACACGTCTTCGTACGAATGATTTAAAACAGATTGCGGAACCAACAGCTAAGTTGCTGCCAAATCTTTTCTCCATGGAGATGTGGGGGGGAGCAACATTTGATGTTGCATACAGATTCTTAAGTGAAAATCCTTGGGATCGTCTATTGACATTGCGCGAAAACGCACCGAATGTTCTTTTTCAAATGTTACTAAGAGCTTCTAACGCAGTTGGTTACAAGAACTACCCAGACAACCTGATAAAAGAATTCGTCGAAAAGTCTGCTTATGCAGGAATTGATGTCTTCCGTATTTTTGACAGCTTGAACTGGGTCAAAGGGATGACCTTAGCAATTGATGCGGTTCGAGACTCCGGAAAACTGGCAGAGGCAGCAATCTGCTACACAGGAGATATCAATGACCCAAGCAGAACGAAATATGATCTGCAATATTATTGTGATATGGCAAAAGAATTGGAAAGAAGCGGTGCTCACATTCTTGCTATCAAGGATATGGCGGGGCTTTTAAAGCCACAATCAGCTTATCGTTTAATTTCAACTTTGAAAGAAACGGTGGACATTCCAATTCATCTTCATACACATGATACTAGTGGAAATGGAATCTATATGTATGCAAAAGCAATTGAAGCAGGCGTTGATATTGTGGACGTGGCCATTAGCTCCATGGCGGGGCTGACTTCTCAGCCAAGTGCCAATTCCCTGTATTATGCACTTGAAGAAACAGACCGCAAACCGGATGTATCGGTAAAAGCTCTCGAACAGCTTTCTCATTACTGGGAGGATGTACGTAAATACTACAGTGATTTTGAAAGTGGCATGAACAGCCCTCACTCCGAGGTTTATATGCACGAAATGCCTGGGGGGCAATATAGTAATCTTCAACAACAAGCGAAAGCGGTAGGACTTGGCGCGCGTTGGGAAGAAGTGAAACAAATGTACCGTCGTGTAAACGATATGTTTGGTGATATTGTCAAAGTAACACCATCCTCTAAGGTAGTCGGTGATATGGCATTATTCATGGTTCAAAACAACTTATCTGAACAAGATGTGCTGGAAAAAGGAGAAACGATAGATTTTCCGGATTCTGTTATTGAATTGTTCGAAGGGTATTTGGGACAACCTCATGGAGGGTTCCCTGAAGATCTGCAAAGAGTCATTCTAAAAGGGAAATCACCAATTACGGTTCGTCCGGGCGAGCTATTGGATGATGTAGACTTTGAAGAGATTCGTAAGAAATTGTTTGAAACATTGAATCGTCAAGTAACAAGCCATGAGATGATTGCTTATGCTCTATATCCAAAAGTGTTCTTGGATTATCAAAAGAAATATGAACAATATGGTAATGTATCTGTCTTGGATACACCGACGTTCTTCTTTGGTATGAGACTTGGAGAAGAAATCCAAGTGGAAATCGAGCAAGGAAAAACATTGATGGTTAAGCTTGTTTCCATCGGAGAGCCGCAAAAAGATGGTACGAGAGTTGTGTACTTTGAATTGAACGGACAACCTCGTGAAGTGAACATAAAAGATGAAAGTGTCAAATCAGATGTAGTGACAAAACCTAAAATGGATGCGACAAACCCTACACATATCGGTGCAACGATGCCAGGAACAGTTATCAAGGTATTGGTGGAAAAAGGGGAGAAAGTTTCCAAAGGAGATCACTTGATGATCACAGAAGCGATGAAGATGGAGACGACCGTACAAGCTCCATTCAGTGGTACCGTTAAACAAATACATGTGGCAGCTGGAGAAGGCATTGCAACTGGAGACTTATTGATTGAAGTAGATAAAGTTTAA
- a CDS encoding cryptochrome/photolyase family protein encodes MTLSIMWFRRDFRLQDNTALYHAVKETQHRKEPLLFVYHLDPVFTTNDTPNHRFFFAALDRFVKRCEKQGIYIHLVEGTWQEAFSQILEHFPEVTSLYYNQDEVGAGQKRDEAVDKFVLERGIRVSSHIDYTIHGANEVKKPDNSIYKVFTPYFKKWIAQPKRDPYILTKEDLTINSIKNDALYSKGKNALTNLIKVSDQHLIPDEEAAWKVLNSFLKMKIDEYDRFRDIPSADATSRLSVHLRTGTISARTVLYYIQEKQQTSYSTGMDTFLKELAWRDFYNMIYHHYPDSKTMEIDDKYQELKWNDDHNLLELWKKGSTGFPIVDAGMRQLAEEGWLHNRVRMINASFLTKDFMMDWRLGERYFEQMLHDYDEASNIGGWQWAASVGTDAVPYFRVFNPITQSIRFDPKGEYIKKYLPELSGVSEKYIHEPWKMDEYEQEEAGCVIDKDYPRPVVDHAVQRKKAIQMFKEL; translated from the coding sequence ATGACTTTATCAATCATGTGGTTTCGCAGAGATTTTCGCTTACAGGACAACACTGCCTTATACCACGCGGTAAAGGAAACACAACATAGAAAAGAGCCTTTACTGTTTGTATACCATCTAGATCCGGTTTTCACCACAAATGATACCCCTAATCACCGCTTTTTCTTTGCTGCGTTGGACAGGTTTGTTAAACGGTGTGAAAAGCAGGGGATATATATTCATTTAGTGGAGGGGACTTGGCAAGAAGCATTCTCTCAAATTTTAGAACACTTCCCTGAAGTGACATCATTATACTATAACCAAGATGAAGTCGGAGCTGGGCAAAAGCGAGATGAAGCTGTAGACAAGTTCGTTCTTGAAAGAGGAATTCGGGTTTCTTCCCATATCGACTACACCATCCACGGTGCTAATGAAGTGAAAAAGCCGGACAATTCCATTTACAAAGTTTTTACTCCCTATTTTAAGAAGTGGATTGCTCAGCCTAAAAGAGATCCGTATATCTTAACTAAAGAAGACCTAACTATAAACAGTATCAAAAATGATGCATTGTATTCTAAGGGGAAAAATGCTTTAACAAATCTGATAAAGGTATCAGATCAACATTTAATTCCGGATGAAGAAGCTGCATGGAAAGTATTAAACTCATTCTTAAAAATGAAAATTGATGAGTATGATCGTTTTAGGGACATCCCCTCTGCTGATGCGACTTCAAGGTTATCCGTCCATTTAAGAACAGGAACTATATCCGCTAGGACAGTTTTGTATTATATTCAAGAAAAGCAACAAACTTCCTATAGCACAGGGATGGATACATTTTTAAAAGAACTGGCATGGCGGGACTTCTACAATATGATTTATCATCACTACCCTGATAGCAAAACAATGGAAATAGATGATAAGTATCAGGAGCTCAAATGGAATGACGATCACAACCTTTTAGAGTTATGGAAAAAAGGAAGTACAGGATTTCCAATTGTAGATGCGGGAATGAGGCAACTGGCCGAAGAAGGATGGTTGCATAACCGTGTAAGGATGATTAACGCTTCCTTCCTCACGAAAGACTTTATGATGGATTGGAGGCTGGGAGAGAGGTACTTTGAACAGATGTTACACGATTATGATGAGGCATCCAATATCGGAGGCTGGCAGTGGGCAGCATCTGTTGGGACGGACGCAGTGCCGTATTTCCGTGTCTTTAATCCTATTACACAATCAATCCGGTTTGATCCTAAAGGGGAGTATATTAAAAAGTACCTTCCAGAGCTAAGTGGAGTTTCCGAAAAGTACATTCATGAGCCTTGGAAAATGGATGAATATGAACAAGAGGAAGCAGGATGTGTGATAGACAAAGATTATCCTCGACCTGTGGTAGACCATGCGGTACAAAGGAAAAAGGCAATTCAAATGTTTAAGGAATTATAG
- a CDS encoding COX15/CtaA family protein, producing the protein MYKLLKWFAVCTSIVMLFVLIGGALVTKTGSGMGCGRSWPLCHGELIPSNIDFALIVELSHRIVSGLAALMVLTLAVWAWRVIGHKRETKFLALLSFLVLILQALIGAAAVMWGQSSAVLALHFGISLISFASVFLLTLLIFEVDKKFDAETLIVDRRMSFHIIGIIVYCYLVVYSGALVRHVGASLACPSWPSCTRNGLGIPTQMHEWIQMGHRAAAGLIVVWIVYVTILAIKKYKHQPVIKIGWVICSILVLSQATTGALVVLTNLNIFVALLHALIISCLFGVLSYFLMLVTRNKTNQVKLNNQTTKSI; encoded by the coding sequence GTGTATAAATTGTTAAAATGGTTCGCCGTTTGCACGTCTATTGTCATGCTATTTGTTTTGATTGGGGGAGCACTTGTTACAAAAACCGGTTCCGGTATGGGGTGCGGAAGATCTTGGCCTCTCTGTCATGGTGAACTTATTCCAAGTAATATCGACTTCGCTCTTATTGTTGAGTTAAGTCACCGTATAGTTTCAGGATTAGCAGCTCTTATGGTTCTGACTCTTGCAGTATGGGCTTGGAGAGTAATTGGCCATAAACGAGAGACAAAATTTTTGGCACTGTTATCCTTTCTGGTATTAATCTTACAAGCTCTAATTGGAGCTGCTGCTGTTATGTGGGGACAATCTTCTGCAGTTCTGGCACTTCACTTTGGGATTTCACTCATTTCATTTGCCTCCGTCTTCCTTCTTACACTACTCATTTTTGAAGTAGATAAGAAGTTTGATGCTGAAACATTGATAGTAGACCGACGTATGTCGTTCCATATTATCGGTATTATTGTTTACTGCTATCTGGTGGTATATAGTGGAGCATTAGTAAGACATGTTGGCGCAAGCTTAGCATGCCCAAGTTGGCCAAGCTGTACACGGAACGGACTGGGGATTCCCACCCAAATGCATGAATGGATTCAAATGGGACACCGAGCTGCGGCAGGACTAATTGTCGTCTGGATTGTTTATGTCACAATCCTTGCCATCAAGAAATACAAACACCAGCCTGTAATAAAAATCGGCTGGGTCATTTGCTCCATTCTTGTACTTTCTCAAGCTACAACCGGAGCATTAGTTGTGCTGACCAACTTAAATATCTTTGTAGCACTTTTACACGCTTTAATTATCTCTTGTTTATTCGGAGTATTGAGCTACTTCTTAATGCTAGTAACCCGGAATAAAACCAATCAAGTGAAACTAAACAACCAAACAACGAAATCTATATAA
- the cyoE gene encoding heme o synthase, with the protein MANLRTLDQAPASLSDERPQDMEVAPSKWKDFLALIKIGIVNSNFITTFTGLWLAIYFTQTDGFIANLDIVLLTMIGSSLVVAGSCSLNNYIDRDIDHLMSRTKNRPTVTGRMDPKGALYLGLFLTAVGTIILAFTTITAAVIGLIGAFTYVVLYTMWSKRKNTLNTVIGSVSGAVPPLIGWAAVDPGLSLIAWILFFIMFVWQIPHFLAIAIRRCEEYRNAGIPMLPVVHGFDITRRQMLVWVACLLPLPFWLFDLGAGLIILATLLNLGWLALSIAGFRMKDGMKWATLMFVYSLNYLTILFVSMIIVTIF; encoded by the coding sequence ATGGCAAATTTGAGGACTTTGGACCAAGCGCCTGCTTCATTATCAGATGAACGTCCTCAAGATATGGAAGTTGCTCCTTCAAAATGGAAAGACTTCTTAGCGCTAATTAAAATTGGAATAGTGAACTCCAATTTCATCACAACGTTTACCGGTCTCTGGTTAGCTATATATTTTACCCAGACAGATGGTTTTATCGCTAATTTGGATATTGTCCTTTTAACTATGATAGGATCTTCACTGGTAGTTGCGGGTTCCTGTAGTTTAAACAACTATATTGACAGAGATATTGATCATCTCATGTCTAGAACGAAGAACCGTCCTACTGTAACCGGAAGAATGGATCCAAAAGGAGCGCTTTATCTTGGTTTGTTCCTTACAGCAGTAGGAACCATTATCCTAGCTTTTACAACGATTACAGCAGCTGTAATCGGACTTATCGGGGCTTTCACCTATGTGGTTTTATATACAATGTGGTCAAAAAGGAAAAATACGCTCAACACTGTAATAGGAAGTGTGTCAGGTGCGGTGCCGCCGCTTATCGGATGGGCTGCAGTTGACCCAGGACTTTCTTTGATTGCCTGGATATTATTTTTCATCATGTTTGTATGGCAAATACCACATTTCCTTGCCATCGCCATCCGAAGATGCGAGGAATACCGAAATGCAGGCATACCAATGCTTCCTGTTGTTCATGGTTTTGACATAACAAGAAGACAAATGCTTGTATGGGTTGCCTGTTTATTGCCGCTTCCTTTTTGGTTATTTGACCTCGGAGCGGGATTAATCATATTGGCGACACTGTTGAATTTAGGCTGGCTTGCTCTTAGTATTGCAGGTTTCAGGATGAAGGATGGAATGAAGTGGGCAACATTGATGTTTGTTTACTCATTAAATTATCTAACTATCTTATTTGTTTCCATGATCATCGTTACTATCTTTTAA
- the coxB gene encoding cytochrome c oxidase subunit II: MKKWLPNWRIVSLFSVMALFLAGCGKPFLSTLQPVGEVADMQKSLILLSSAIMILVVVVVSIIFIYVVVKFRQRKGDKEIIPKQVEGSHKLEITWTVIPILLLLILAVPTVSYTFNLADVREMDKEESDALVVNVTAHLYWWEFEYPEYGVVTSQDLYVPTDENVYFNLEASQVKHSFWIPSAGGKMDTNTDNVNRFWLNFDSERVGQAENLFHGKCAELCGPSHALMDFKVKTMPREDFDQWIENMQGKEHAADTDLAQAGEEIFNQSCITCHAVGADAQADAGVAPNLTNFGDRTKIAGILDHTPENLEKWLKDPEKVKPANLMTDTYGNLEQEEVDALVEYLMSLKVDEE, encoded by the coding sequence ATGAAGAAATGGCTACCTAATTGGCGTATAGTATCACTTTTCAGTGTAATGGCGCTATTCTTAGCAGGCTGTGGTAAACCGTTCTTATCTACACTTCAGCCAGTAGGTGAAGTGGCAGATATGCAAAAATCACTGATTTTGTTAAGCTCAGCAATTATGATTCTTGTAGTAGTTGTGGTTTCTATTATCTTCATTTACGTTGTGGTGAAATTCCGCCAGCGTAAGGGCGATAAAGAAATTATTCCAAAGCAAGTGGAAGGAAGCCACAAGCTTGAAATCACCTGGACTGTTATTCCGATTTTATTACTTTTAATCTTAGCAGTTCCAACTGTATCTTACACTTTCAACCTTGCGGATGTCCGCGAAATGGATAAGGAAGAGTCTGATGCACTAGTAGTAAACGTTACTGCACATTTGTACTGGTGGGAGTTCGAATACCCAGAGTATGGTGTTGTAACAAGTCAAGACTTATATGTACCTACAGATGAAAATGTTTACTTCAACTTGGAAGCAAGTCAAGTAAAACACTCATTCTGGATTCCTTCTGCGGGAGGAAAAATGGATACAAATACGGACAACGTAAACCGTTTCTGGTTGAACTTTGATTCAGAGCGTGTTGGCCAAGCAGAAAACTTATTCCACGGTAAATGTGCCGAGTTATGCGGACCTTCACATGCACTGATGGATTTCAAAGTGAAAACCATGCCTCGTGAAGATTTTGATCAATGGATTGAAAACATGCAAGGCAAAGAGCATGCAGCAGATACTGATCTTGCGCAAGCTGGTGAAGAAATCTTCAACCAAAGCTGTATCACATGTCACGCTGTTGGAGCAGATGCACAAGCTGACGCTGGGGTTGCACCTAACTTAACAAACTTCGGGGACCGCACTAAAATTGCTGGTATATTAGATCATACTCCAGAAAATCTGGAAAAATGGTTGAAAGATCCTGAAAAAGTTAAACCAGCTAACTTGATGACAGATACTTACGGTAACTTGGAACAAGAAGAGGTTGACGCTCTTGTTGAATACTTAATGTCATTAAAAGTGGACGAAGAATAG